One stretch of Streptomyces sp. R21 DNA includes these proteins:
- a CDS encoding helix-turn-helix domain-containing protein — protein MAPRHTPSVNQRRFGTELRRLREAVGMSAPVAAERLGVDRTMISNIESGRFGISEERLRRLASIYECDDFELINALATMTGGRSKGWWDEYRGKIPPDFLDVAELEHHATALRTLQTAHIPGLFQTEDHARALFDLFVPALPRLEVELRIAHRLARHVVIAGDPGVPYVGLVHETALRMRTGGSRVAKAQLDHLLEESERPNVSLHVIPFTAEGFPMAGDTMMYVAAASPHLDTVEVDSPIGAVFFDSPTQLANFRRRLDLVEQVALNSSESRDRILEIARDL, from the coding sequence ATGGCCCCACGGCACACCCCCAGCGTCAATCAGCGTCGATTCGGCACGGAACTCCGGCGGTTGCGCGAGGCCGTCGGCATGTCCGCGCCGGTTGCCGCAGAGCGACTCGGTGTGGACCGCACGATGATCTCCAACATCGAGTCCGGACGGTTCGGCATCAGCGAGGAGCGGCTTCGTAGGCTGGCAAGCATCTACGAATGTGACGACTTCGAACTCATCAACGCCCTCGCCACGATGACCGGCGGGCGCTCGAAGGGCTGGTGGGATGAGTATCGGGGGAAGATCCCTCCAGACTTCCTGGATGTCGCCGAACTGGAACACCACGCCACAGCCTTGCGCACGCTCCAGACCGCTCACATCCCCGGCCTCTTCCAGACCGAGGATCACGCCCGCGCACTCTTCGACCTGTTCGTTCCGGCGCTACCTCGACTGGAAGTGGAGCTTAGGATCGCCCACCGACTCGCCCGTCACGTCGTGATTGCGGGCGATCCAGGCGTGCCGTACGTGGGGCTGGTTCACGAAACCGCCCTCCGGATGCGTACCGGGGGCTCCCGAGTGGCCAAGGCCCAGCTGGATCACCTGCTTGAGGAGAGCGAGCGCCCCAATGTCAGCCTGCACGTGATCCCCTTCACCGCCGAGGGTTTCCCCATGGCCGGCGACACGATGATGTACGTCGCTGCCGCCAGCCCGCACCTGGACACGGTCGAGGTCGACTCTCCGATCGGTGCGGTCTTCTTCGACTCACCTACCCAACTGGCCAACTTCCGCCGACGGCTGGACTTGGTCGAACAGGTGGCATTGAATTCGAGTGAGTCGAGGGACCGCATCCTCGAGATCGCCAGAGACTTGTAA
- a CDS encoding DUF397 domain-containing protein, which translates to MSELKWLKSSHSEASGNACVEVADNAHQIAVRDSKHPELPWAWVGREAWAHFTGAVTEGRII; encoded by the coding sequence TTGTCCGAGTTGAAGTGGCTCAAGTCGTCGCACTCCGAGGCATCGGGTAACGCCTGCGTCGAGGTCGCCGACAACGCCCACCAAATCGCCGTGCGCGACTCCAAGCACCCGGAGCTGCCGTGGGCATGGGTAGGACGGGAGGCGTGGGCACACTTCACGGGAGCTGTGACCGAAGGGCGGATCATTTAG
- a CDS encoding YrhB domain-containing protein, with protein MEAVGEAPGWRDRLTRRYFAEFERVPVSDWDSVVRAVAEPGPDTRGVVWLRREVGGVEATGNLLYAHNNKGQVVLLDAMAGGLAKLDTSLLRELVFIRALPESRSLERLPWQAEAHDYASALRKAQYWLDGAYHGAVELVAPAPSDEIRRGWVFACNTTRYLGNGRWQDGMLDATLVVPKDAAGPFCLPNSDPWGWLELWDAGEVPGSEGFPVPPTPGHAAWFEPTLADLGSVLSASQHADWPAAMDELSGFPIGARALVWVRRADRRGRESVGWLVNALHTQQGVMLVDGSSDSAVALDQTGVSALHVIRYR; from the coding sequence CGGGACAGGCTGACGCGTCGCTACTTCGCGGAGTTCGAACGAGTCCCCGTGAGCGACTGGGACTCGGTGGTCAGGGCCGTGGCCGAACCTGGCCCGGACACTCGGGGCGTGGTGTGGCTGCGGCGCGAAGTGGGCGGGGTCGAGGCAACCGGCAATCTGCTCTACGCGCACAACAACAAGGGGCAGGTCGTCCTGCTGGACGCCATGGCGGGAGGCCTGGCGAAGCTCGACACTTCCTTGCTGCGCGAGTTGGTCTTCATCCGCGCGTTGCCCGAGTCGCGATCGCTTGAGCGGCTTCCCTGGCAAGCCGAGGCCCACGATTATGCGTCCGCGCTCCGCAAAGCCCAGTACTGGCTCGACGGCGCCTACCACGGAGCAGTCGAACTGGTCGCTCCCGCGCCGTCCGACGAGATCCGGCGAGGTTGGGTCTTCGCCTGCAACACCACGCGCTATCTGGGCAATGGACGCTGGCAGGACGGCATGCTCGACGCAACTCTGGTCGTGCCGAAGGACGCGGCAGGTCCGTTCTGCCTGCCCAACTCGGACCCATGGGGTTGGCTGGAGCTGTGGGACGCCGGTGAGGTTCCCGGATCCGAGGGCTTCCCTGTTCCGCCGACTCCCGGTCATGCGGCGTGGTTCGAGCCCACACTCGCTGATCTGGGATCGGTTCTCTCCGCGTCCCAACACGCGGACTGGCCGGCGGCGATGGACGAGCTGTCGGGCTTTCCTATCGGGGCCAGAGCCTTGGTCTGGGTTCGTCGTGCGGACAGACGAGGAAGGGAGTCCGTCGGGTGGCTGGTCAATGCGCTCCACACCCAGCAAGGCGTGATGCTCGTCGACGGTTCCTCGGACTCGGCTGTGGCGCTTGACCAGACCGGAGTCAGTGCTCTGCATGTGATTCGCTACCGCTGA